From the genome of Neomonachus schauinslandi chromosome 1, ASM220157v2, whole genome shotgun sequence:
TGGGGAAGAATCCGTTATGGAACCAGCCCAGAGACTTCGCCTTGCCAGGCTGGGAGCTTCCTATAGGATGCAGTATACACTCCAGGCCTGTGCCCAGGATGCAGGCATGTGCCACGGTTTCTCTCAGGAGGCCTGGGCCCCAGAACCAGGACtcagggtgggagagggaccCTTTGGGCCACCCAGTGCCTTTGGACCGCCTTTTTCTGATCGTGAGTGCTACCTGCCCAAAGTAGAAGACATGCTcgccttcccagcctcccttgcaactAGAGTGTAAGTATAGGAACTGTGCTCCAGGACATGAGGTGTTAACGAGCTGTTTGGTCCCAGAGAGCAAAACTGGGGGAGGATGAGTGCTCCAGAGACGCCAGCCATGGTGTCCACCACCACCCCGCGGCCTCTTCCTCCCAGCCCAGCATGACTCGTGCCTAAGCAACACTCGAGTAGGCATTTGGAAACGTTATTAGAATGAGgcgggggggtggcgggggggctGAAGGAAGAGGCTGTGCAGAGAGGCGTCATGCCAGCAGATGGGTGGCAAGACGGGTGGAGAGCAGAAACACGGAAGCAGCCAGGCCCTCAGGCTCATTGGCGAGCGCCATTTTGAGGGTGACTGAAACTGAGTGAGCCTGTTCCTTTCAGTCAAAGAAGTAGGGCTGTGTGGAAAGGTGCAGGCTCCCAAATTCTGGGACCTGCCGTTTGGACCCCTGCCCTCGGAGAACAGGAATCCCAAGTCCTGGGACCAGCGCCCCCACACCCGTCTCCAGCCTCTGCTTGTCAGCGTGGCCTCACAGAGCGGGGGGCACCCACACCTCCTCTCTGGCTCAGGAATCCACCCAGCCCCTCCTGGTCAGAACCCTCCTCATGTATCTTGGGCCAAGGGCCACAAACACAGGGGCCTTGTTCCCCACGTAGTCCTGGGGCCTAGAGTCCCACGTGGCACAGAGCCAGGGCTCCACACATCACCTGCACAACGAATTAATTCTCAGAGGTCCCCACGGAGAGCCGTCTGCTCCCTCCTTGGAGGCCACTAGCTGCCTTCCATCTGAGCGTTTGTCTTCCCAGGGCCCACGTCAGCATCTCTGATAGCTGGCTCCTTCAGACGGCCCTTGCCTGCCAAGTGctgagcacatgagtgggagtGGCCCCGGCTGTCCCGGGGCTCCGGTGGCCACAGGCCTGGGCACTTGTGGAAAACTGTCCTGCAGGGGCCCTGGCCTCCTGCGGGCGCCGCCTTTGGGGATCTCTGCATCAGCAGCCCCAGGACCTCTCCTCTTCCGATCCCCTTCCACATCCAGCTCAGGACCAAACACTGGCTTGGGGGACATGTCTCCGCTCTTGCCTCAGCTCCTGACTCTGGGTGGTCCTAAAGCCCAGGCCCCCTTACGGGAGAGAGATGTGGTCTGCAGCTGCTCGAGGGCACAGTGACCCATGCGGCCTACCGCTGAGCTGCTGGGCTCCCTTGTTCTGGTCTGGGTCTTTCCAGCCAGTGGTCAGGGCAGGCAACGTGTAAAGAAGAGGCCGGGCCAAGGGACAGTTGTACTGACTTTATTCCCCTTCACTCTCGTCCTCACCCTCCTGCTATCCCCCCATGCACTTGGGGCCCAGACATCAAGGGTCCACACACCTGGCACAGCCATTCCGCTACTGTGGACCCCCCAGTAAGGGGAGCTGTGGCCGCACATGCCAAGGTCGGAGGCTGAGGCTCTAGCCCCAGCTTATCTCTCGGCTCACCCCCAGCTGGCCCAAGACCAGGGAGCCCAGgagaagctggggagggggcaggcccaGGTTTCAGACCCGAGTTCTGGCCAAATGGGCTGAAAAGTCCATCTGGACTGAGGGGTTCCCCCCACCCAGCACATCTCCAGTGGGAGGTGGTGATCCCGACCCCCCTTCCCTGCCACCAGCCCTGGGAAGTGGGTATAATGCCCCAGTCCCCTTACTCCAATATCTAGgtgcttgttcatttgttttaaaaataaaaaggaaatgtaaaagcTGGTAAAACAAGAACCCCTACCCATACTGGCACTGCTGAGGTTCCATTATTGCTTCAGACCCTTGTGATCTGGCTGGAAAGGAGCTTTTACCCACACTGGCCCAAGGGGAAGAGAGCATTTAGCACCAGGGACCAGGGCTCCTGTCCCCACTGGGACAGGTGCCTCCCAGGAGAGGGTTGGGCTGTGCCCACCCACAGCTACAATGACCATCGTGACCAGAGCCCAGCCTGCCGTCTGGACCCCTGCCCTCCGAGGAGAGGTGTATTAGAACATGGAACCCAAGTCCTGGGACAGGGTTTTGACACCagctccccccccacacaccttaCAGGGACCTGGACTGGCCAGGGTCCCCCAGGCTCACTCACTAAGGCTGCAGGGGGGCTAGCTGATGACAAGGCCACCAGTCCCCATGGGAGACCCTGGTGCCAGTGACAGGGGTTGGGGAACCCATGGGTGTCCCGACCTACAGCACATCGGGGGGATCAActttttttggggaaaatgtgAGCCAGCTCTGAAGAGCTGCCAGGCACTGGGACCAGAGGTTAGAAATagcaaggaagaggaggaaacagagagggGGGGGACCCTGAGGACGTCATGGAAGCCCAGAGATCAAGGGGTACAGGAGAGGGAGTATAGTAAAGCAGGAGTCTAGAATCCCCAGCCTCGGGGTAAGGGAGCTGCAGAACTGGGAGCCAGACAGGGAGCTTTCCTCTCTCAGTGAGGGGCCCACCTTCTCTCTCCAAAGGACAGCAGGGCCGTTCTGGAGGCTCTGACTCCGCATTACTCCTGCTGCAGCCCCAAATGCAACTAGGCCAGGGCACTGCCCCCCTCTGCGCCCAGAGAATTATCAGGGCTGTGTAGCTTGGATTATAAATCCTCAAATCACTCGGGCTTCTTGGACCTGCCCACATCTGTACAGAATAAAGTGCTTCGTTTATTGATGATTAAAatgtccccagcccccacccagcgCCATGGGCCTCACAAGGAGGTCAGAGGGGTTCCGACCCCCTCAGCCCTTGGGCTGATGGGGcccagtccccccaccccccaccccatcccctgccGCTGTCCCCCTTGGGCTTAGGCCTCTTCCCACTCCAACCATGCTTGGGAAGGTGGTGGTGTGGGGGTAGTCGTGGGGGTTTAAGGTGCAGAGTATAACAAACAAAACTGTATAAACACAAAAGGTAAGAGCTTAACTAGGAAACACGTAGCTTATGGAACCTTCCTCCCCATTTTCAAGGCAGGAATAAAGACgttaaatgacaacaaaaaaaggaTGTCCCTACTAGTGCCGGCCTCATGGGGGCAAGCATTGGGCACAGGCGGGGGCTcccccagagcccccaccccccaccctgtggGCTCCTCTCACCAACAATGCTACAGGCGCCCCACCCATGGTGCAGAGGCCTAGGAAGGACAGGGATGCTGGACGCTGGCCTGGGGTGGGTTGTGGCCAGGCCCAGGAAGAGGATGAGGCCTCTGCCTTCAGAGCAGGgatggagacagacacacacacatctccgCTGGTGTGGGAGAGACGACCAGGGCAGCTGGTGAGGACCTGGGTGCTCTGTGAACAGccgccctgccccctgctcccctgctAGCACCTTGAAACCTTAAAACATTGCCTCCTTCTCAGGGCCTGCCCTTGGGGTTCACCCAGCTGCAGGGACTCTTTGCAGCCCTTGGGATCTGGTGCTGCGGGAGCCAGCCCGTCTGCCCACCCAGGGCCTAGCCCCCAGCCCCGAGGCTCAGAGGCTTCTGGGGATGTCTTCTCCTGGACTCAGGGACCTCGATGCAGCCTGGTACAGCTCAGGGATCCCTGTGCCTGCCGGCAGGGTGGTGGCTAGGAGGGCAAATGCCTGGggtccagcccctgcctcccccactgcaCACAGTGCAAAGCTGGGTCTGCAGCCTTCACACTTCGCCACTCCCCCCCACAACACGCTCATGGGCATCCACAGTCAAGCCCCTGCCTCGGTGTCCACAGCCCTCAGACGGATCCACAACTCCTTCCAGGGAGGCTGACACCCCAACTTTTCCCCAAAGCCTCCAGGATGAAGGGGCAAGTTAGGAGGCACAGGGGAGGCAGAGATGAGCCACTGAAGCTGACCCAGGCTTGCCTGGCCAGCCCCCTCCGGCTCAGGCCCCAGCAGAGTGACCGGTCacacctgctccccagcccctccctccctgctgtaCCTGCCACCTCCAGCAACCCCCTCACCTGGAGGGGGTGCTGCAAAtaatttcctctcttttctttttccttcacttccaaaaaaaaaaaaaaaaaaagcaaaggcttCAAGGAGTCACTGAGAAAGGGGGCACTTGGGAGTGAGGTGTCCTCCACCGCACGGGGGCCACCAGCCCGCACACCCCCAGGGTCAGGGGCCTCAAGCAGCACAGGTCCGGCCCGGTCTGGAGGGGGGGCGGCGGTGCCAGGCCGGTGTCGCTGCCCTCccccaggcaggagggaagggccGAGGTGGGGGCCGGGGGTCCCCCGCAGAGGCAGTCAGTTGTTGGCGCTCATCCTCCCGCCGGAAGTGGCAGTGGTAGAGAagagtggtggggggggcggcaggtggggtgggggcggcaggGTCTGGGGCAGCCCCGGGAGCAGGGGCAGCGCGTGAGCCGGGGGCTGGGCCGGGGACAGGCCTGGGCCCGAGGCGGGGCCTTCGCTGGCCAGGGGGTGACTGACGCGGAAGCATTTCTCCTTGTGAGCCTTGAGCATGTTGGAGAAGCGGAAGCGCTGGCCGCAGACGTCGCAGGGATacggcttctcgcccgtgtgcgTGCGCCGGTGCCGCTTCATGTTGGGTCGGCTGGTGAAGCTCTTGCCGCAGATCTCACAGATGTACGGCTTCTCCCCTGGGCGTTGGCACGGGCAGGGGGGCGTCACCGAGAAGTCAGCGCACCCGGCACCCACGGAGCCTCCCTAACCCGGGGAGAGGCGCGGAGGATGGCGCTGAGCCCCAGAGAAGGCTGAACTGAGGCCCGGAGTGGAGAAGGGGCATGGCTGGGGCCATCACAGGCAGGCCTCCGGGGCAGGGCCGAGGAGGGGTCCCCAGCCTGCACCGCGCCCCCCCGCCACGCCCCCCCGCCCAGGCAGCCGTACCTGTGTGGGTCTTCATGTGCTCATCGAAGTACTGCTTCATGTTGAAGTCCTTGCCGCACCACTGGCACATGAACTGCTTGTGGCCGATGTGGATGCTCATGTGGGACCGCAGCTGGTACTTGTACTGGAAGCGCTCATTGCAGTtctgagggtggggtggagggtgaggccagggggcagggtggggagcacCTGCCTGGGACCGCAGGGACAGGGAGGACACACAcggggaggggctcctggggcagGCGGCACACTGACAGAGAAGCGGCCAAGGGCGGGCTCGGCCCAGGCGGGGATGGAAGGCAGGAAGTGGGAAAAGGCCCCAGAATGGAAGGAGTCCTCCTGCGTCAAGCCGAGGGCCCCCCATCCTTCCTATTTGTTGGAACGCCCGCCCACCCCCGCACCCCGCCCATCGCGGCCTGCAGCTCTATCCCCGCTCTGCCTGAGATgtgcctccctccacctctccagAAGGCCTGCCCCCTGCCTGGCTGCAGCCCAAAGAAAGACCCACCCTGAATGTGTGGGGGCTGGTTTAGGGTGgggtggtggagggtgggggtggggggcaggcaggtgggcGGCCGGCTTAGGATGCGGGAGGCGGGGGCCACAGACACCAGGGGGCCACCCCTCTTTGTGAATCCTGGACTCCACTGCCCCCTGAAGCAgctgctgctcccccacccccgctcgtcCAGGGTGGCCCCTGGGGCAGGTGGACAAAGGGACTCACCTCACATCGGAAGGGCTTCTCCCCAGAGTGCTGCAGCGAGTGCACTTTGAGAGACATGCTTCGTTTGAAGGACTTCCCACAGGTCTCGCAAGTGAAGGGCATGTCCTTGGTGTGGGCTACGGGGCAGGCCATTATGTCTCAGGGGGACCCCCATGGCTGCTCCTGGGGGATCCCTGCCTGACCACATCCCACACTGGGCCTCCTgggagggcccccccccccccccttcccagtCTGCCTCAGAGGCTCCATCTAGGACCTGGGGCTGACTTCTGGGCAAGGACCCCAAGCGGGACTGGCTTTGGCTCAAACCCTGGCCCCACCACTGGCTCTCTGCACTGCCTCAGTGCGCCTCAGCGTGTCCTTCTACAGAGAGAGGCCAGGGGTGGTACTGAGACTCAAAGGTGGGCTTTACAGGGGATGACACTGGGCAGTCCAGAGGGAGTTGGCTGTGCTCCCCCCAAAACCACGGACAGGTGAGGACTAACAAACTCTTCAAGGAAGATCTGCGAGGAAGCAAGGGGAGCCAGAGAGTCCCCCTTGCAGCTCAGAGCTGGGGAAGCCGAGCCCAGGAAGACCACCAGTCCTGGGCTACCCAGCATGCTCCTGGCCTGGACCTCCACCCCAGGGTCCCAGCTCCCAGGTGGCCGGAGAAAGGGGTAAGGCCTGGCAGGGAGCCACATCGCCCTTGAGCTCCAGACCCCAAGCAGGCAAGAAAGGAGGGCCACCTGAACACCAGACTCCCAGCCGTGCCCTCCTAGAGGGGAGGGACAGCCATGCCCAAGGCAGAGGAGCCCAGCAGACATTCGTGGGGGCCTCCTCATTCAGAGGAGCCTGAAGGCCTGTAAGGGCCAGAAGGTGAGAAAAAATTAGAGGCACAGCTGTCCTCAAACTGAGACAGGGCCTGTGTCAGTCCATATGGCATTTTGTGTAATTTAGAAAAGGGTACTTCTTTCCCTGGTGGCCATAACCCCATGCTGAGATGCACAGTCTGGTTAGCAGTGTGCCAGCTGGATTCTGGTCCCCACCTGCCATCTTGTCCAGGAGCCCTTGTGCAATGTCCCACCTGCCCAACCGTACATGGTAGCCCTGACCTTTGAGCCTATCCAGATCACAGCTGCCACTGCAACCAGCCTGCCCAGGATTCCCAGTTGAGAGGGGCCTTCTCACGCCTTCACACTGCTGGGATGGGAAGTCCTGCCCAGCACAACCAGGAGCTGGCCCAGCTCTGACCTCAGGCCCCATCCCCTCCCGGCCCAGACTCACCAACCATGTGCTTGCGCACGTGGGCCATGGTGTAGAACTTCTTCTCGCAGATCTCACATGAGAACTTCTTCTCTGCATAGCCATGCACGATCTTGTTGTGCTCGTGGAGGGACCAGAGCTTCTTAAAAGCTTTGCCACACGTCACACACTGCAGGGTGAGAGGACTTTAGGCCTTGGGTCCTGAGTCAGGACCATGTGCCCTGGGACAATGTGCCCCTCACTGGACCTCAGTCTGTCTACCTGGACTGTGCTGGAGGGAGAGCCCTCGATGTCCAGCGACCCACCAAATCTGCCGCTCTGGGACTTGGGGATGGTAACTCCTTAAAAACATGCCCACCTACCCAGGGCTGCAGCCTGGGGCCCTCCCTCATCCTTGAACTCAACTTGGGTCAGGGGCCATCTATACCAGGAAGCCCCGACTCCGTGCTCATTTCAACAAGGCACCTGTCTACAGAGGGAAGACACATAACCGGCTGAAGGGCCATGGCATGTGAGGAGGCTACACACAGTGCACAAAGAAGCCCTTCTCAGATCACACGTCCGGCCTCCCCACTGCTGGGACCCATGCCCTGACACCCGGGAGATCCCCAAGGAGAGAGGTGCCCAAgtgctggctggggagggggtggagggggactGCAGCAGGTCCTGGGTCCCATGAGGAAATGGAGGGTGGTGGGAACCCCGGGGGCCatgctcccctcctcctcttgtcCTCCCCATCCCTGCAGGAGACACTTCCGGAGGGCTGGAGTAGGTCTGGGCAGAAAACGGGTCCAGGTGCCCAGGTCAGAAGAGGTACATGCATCTTTCCCCTTCAGAAGGAAGGTTCAGGTGTGTGCAGGTTGGAGAGGCAAAGGGCAGCCCAGTGGGCAGGCAAGTGGGAACAGGTGCAAGAGGGTGGGGCAGGAGACCAGGTAATCCCCCAGGTAACACTTGCTCCACAGGGCACTGCAATTAGCAATTAGCTCAGGCAATTAGCACCCGCCTACCTGCTCCCCCACAACCCCCTCCGGGCCAGCAAAGATAAAAAGCAGCCTGGCGGGCCCTGTGTTGCCCCCAACCCTGAGAGGCTGGATTGGCACACACTCAGGCCGAGCCGAGGCCTGGCAGTCAGCCCAGCTCCCCTGCTTGGCCCCGGCAGCCCCTGCTCTCCCCAAATTTCTCATCCAATCCCTcttcccaggcccaggcccaggccagcTAGCATCTCCAGAGAGCTGAGAGCAGGGCTTCCTCCTCCAGGCCACCCCTTGCTCTATTCAGCCTTTGTGCAAGTGCCAATGGCGCCCCCTCTGGGCAAACCCTGCCCCACCTCGTCTGTGCTTCTGTGCAGTGCACGATCTGTGAAACTATACGTGGTGGCCCTGTTGGCCTTCCAGCAGCCCTAGGATTGACTAAAATACGGGCTCAGCCCGCAGAGCTGGCTCAAGTACTCAGACAACTCCCTCCTCTCATCCTCCCCTTCGCCCCTCTGGCCAAGGGTACTGTTTGTTCCTGTCCGACCTGCACGTGTCTCCATGTGCCAAAGCCCAGCTCtacctgcctcctccaggaagccctcctggatGTTATCCCCTGAACTCGGACCACCCTGGGCCCGCGTTGGCCCCAGGGCCCGGTGGTAAGTCTGTCTGGGTGATGCAGGCAGCAGGACACTGGGGGCGCGGCCTGGGTGGCCATTCTGgggagccccccgccccgccccgcctgaGGAGCCCCCGAGGCCCACCTGGATGTTGCGCTCGCAGTCTGTCTGCCGGTGAAGTAGCAGCTCGCTCTCCAGCAGGAAGCGCTTGCCGCACTGGTCGCAGATCTGCATACGGCTGTGGGTCACGTTCATGTGCTTCTCCAGGTACCAGCGGTTGTTGAAGACGCGAGGGCACTTCTGGCACGGGTGGTGCTGCTTCTCTTCCAGCTTCACCTTGGCCCCCAGCCCGTCAGTGGCCTGTGGCCCTCGGGCCGCTGCAGAGGCTCCCCCCGGAGCAGGCTTGGGCCTCTTCCCGCCCCGCGGCCTGGCCTCCTCAGGCTCAGGGGGGCCTCGGCGTCGGGCGTTCTCTCGAGACCGCGTGGCCATGCGactgtggggagggggctctgccCTGCTGCCCCGCCGCCCCGCTGGCCCCTGCcggctccctgcctcccctccctcttcctcctcttcctcctcctctgagcTCTCTTGATCCTGCTCACTgtgcccttcctcttcctcctcctcttcctcctcctgctcgctgtgcccttcctcctcctcgtcttcctcctctccctgactgccaccctcctcctcctcccctccgcTGCCAccaccctcttcttcctcctcctcctcctcttcctcctcctcctcctcctcgtcctcgtcCTCTGAGTGTCTCTGCAGCCCGTCCTCCCGGCCCAGCACCACGGTGGCCGGGCCCGTAGTGGTGCCCGGCTTGCCCTCGGGCCCCGTGGACACGTGCAGAGTCTGGTTGTTGAGGTTCACCTCCACGATGATCTGGGACTGCTCCCGGCGGCTGTAGGTGCCAGAACCCCCCagctcttcctccagcccctccccaccctccagcttGCAGAGGCTGCCGGGGGGCCCGCCAGCCTCTTGCACGccaccctccttctcctccttgaaGAAGGGCTGAGCTGGCCCGATGGCGGCAGGTGCCGTGCCCCCCGCGGTCCCTGCCCCGTCCTCGACACGCACAGAGTAGGGGTCGGGGCCCTCGCGGGCATAGATCTTCGGCAGGCCCGGGGCGTCCGCCTCCTGCTTGATGTCGCAGTAGTAGGGTGGTGCGGCCGGGGTGCAGCCGGCGGCCGGCTGGGCCAGGGCCACAGCGCTGGGGCCGGGGGGGCCTAGGGAGCGGGCGTCCAGCAGCTCCTGGCAGGACGCGGCGATGTCGGCCATCTGCAGCAACGAGGCGGCACTGAGCACCTCGTGGACGTTGGCCGCGTTGACCAGCAGCTTGGAGGTGTAGATGAAGTTGAGGATCTGCTGCAGGCCACCGGGGGCCAGCGCTTCTAGGGACAGCTCCACGCGCTGCAGCTGCTTGTTCTGCGTGAAGAGCGAGTGGAAGAACTGGCTGTAGGCGGCCAGCACGCCCTTGTGTGCCGGGAAGACGCTGCGCTGGGGCACCAGCACCAGGTCCACGTCGCAGAGGTCAGGCTGGAAGAGGCGCTGCTCGTTCAGGCGGCCCATCAAGCAGGCGAAGTGCAGGGCCACGTCCTCCACCAGCGAGAACTCAGCCGCCGGTGAGTCTGTTGTCTTCTCAACCAGCAACTGCGGGGCGGAGGGCACAGGTCAGGTCAAGGCCAGCAACCCGGGCAGCGCCCCACCGTGCGGGAGGCAGCCTGCCCGTCCCTGCTGGCTCCGCATTCTGGGAAAGGAGCCGAAGCTCGAGCCAGGACGCAGGGGAACCAGGACTCGGGCCTGAGCCAGCCGCCCCTCAGAGCTCAGACTCCAGTCACCACCGGCTGCTCCTGGGTGAGTCGGTTAACTTTCCTGGGCCTCCAGTGCTTCCCTGTGAGACAGGAAGTCGtcctgggcagggaaggggaagagaaggaaagaggaaggaacaggGACTAGGGTCACCGGCATCCAGGAGTGCGTGGGCCTTAGGGGCTTCCTGGGACGAGGGGCTTTCTGTGCCAACACTGGGCCGATCCAGGCGAACTAGGGCGAGGTGGCCACCCCAGACGCGAGCATTCCTTCAGCATTTCCTGAGCTCCACGGATTCTCTCCCTCACACTCACTCACACGTACAAATAAAACCACGCCTGCCCAACCCCAGGCCCCTCAAGAATGAAAGTCAGGCTCGTTAGCTCACTGCTCGGCCTCGGGCTGCTACCGCACCCCTGGGCGTAGTACCTAGGAAAGCCCTCGCCTCACTAGCAGTGGGCCTCAGGGCCTGGGCCTGAGGCTTTGCAGGGGTAGAAATTCTTGGGAAGAAATCCAGGCCCAGGCCTTGGTCCTCCTGCCCTGCTGGAGGAGGCTGGTGGGATCTACCCAGCCCGTTCCTACTGGGCCAGGCGGCTGCCCATGGCCTCGGGCCTGGCTGCCGGCAGCTCCCCCCTCACACAGGGGTTCTGTGGGGGTAGAAGGACAGAACTGTGTCTTCTGTCCACCATGCTTAGAGACAGGAGGCCCCCAAGGACCACCCTAGACCCTCTTCCCTCTAGGCCCCCAGACCCCAGGTCACGTGTGGTCCAGGCCCAGAGGCTCTGCGCCCCATCTTGGAAGCCACACTACCTGGGGCCTTTGGAGCCCCAGAGAGGCCCTGAAAGTCTGATGGGTCAGATTATCAGGCCCTTGAGCCACATCCAGCACCTGTGAATTGTCCAGAATAAGGGCTGGCTTAATCATTCCCGGCTCCTCCGCAGCAGCTTTCCCAAAAGGTGGATGGCACCGAGAGGCAGGCTGCCCACTCCCTTGCCTGGGTCCGGGGCACAGATGTTCAGTTAATATCTATCGATCAGCTGCCTGGCTGGACCAACCCCACAGGTTCCAGTTTCTGGCCGTCCTCAGGCCCTGTGGAGCTGGGTCAGAGCCTCCTATATTTGAGGGGTACCTTGCCCCACTGCCACAAAGCCATCAGCTCTTCTCCCCCAAGCACCTCCCTGCAAGCCCGGGATGAAACCCCAGTTCCGTCCATCCACAGCCCACCCCAACCCTCCATGCTAGTCGTTCCACTGCTGGGGCAGCAGTAGGGGGCCCAGACtgggctggggcggggtggggggtggtatcTATGTTCAACTTCTCAGTCACCTGAATGAGAAGCAGCCCGGGGCCTCAGGATGAACCTCGAGGAGCCACAGGGGCAACCTGCTTCCAGATCTGCCCCTGCGCAccctgcaccccgcccccctccGCATACCCAGCTACTCGGGGGGCAGCGCCCACCCGATGCTCTCTCTGATCCCAGGCTGGCCAGA
Proteins encoded in this window:
- the ZBTB47 gene encoding zinc finger and BTB domain-containing protein 47 — encoded protein: MLLVEKTTDSPAAEFSLVEDVALHFACLMGRLNEQRLFQPDLCDVDLVLVPQRSVFPAHKGVLAAYSQFFHSLFTQNKQLQRVELSLEALAPGGLQQILNFIYTSKLLVNAANVHEVLSAASLLQMADIAASCQELLDARSLGPPGPSAVALAQPAAGCTPAAPPYYCDIKQEADAPGLPKIYAREGPDPYSVRVEDGAGTAGGTAPAAIGPAQPFFKEEKEGGVQEAGGPPGSLCKLEGGEGLEEELGGSGTYSRREQSQIIVEVNLNNQTLHVSTGPEGKPGTTTGPATVVLGREDGLQRHSEDEDEEEEEEEEEEEEEEEGGGSGGEEEEGGSQGEEEDEEEEGHSEQEEEEEEEEEGHSEQDQESSEEEEEEEEGGEAGSRQGPAGRRGSRAEPPPHSRMATRSRENARRRGPPEPEEARPRGGKRPKPAPGGASAAARGPQATDGLGAKVKLEEKQHHPCQKCPRVFNNRWYLEKHMNVTHSRMQICDQCGKRFLLESELLLHRQTDCERNIQCVTCGKAFKKLWSLHEHNKIVHGYAEKKFSCEICEKKFYTMAHVRKHMVAHTKDMPFTCETCGKSFKRSMSLKVHSLQHSGEKPFRCENCNERFQYKYQLRSHMSIHIGHKQFMCQWCGKDFNMKQYFDEHMKTHTGEKPYICEICGKSFTSRPNMKRHRRTHTGEKPYPCDVCGQRFRFSNMLKAHKEKCFRVSHPLASEGPASGPGLSPAQPPAHALPLLPGLPQTLPPPPHLPPPPPLFSTTATSGGRMSANN